One genomic window of Ilyobacter polytropus DSM 2926 includes the following:
- a CDS encoding elongator complex protein 3, which produces MKHYNIPVFISHFGCPNSCVFCNQKKITGIETDVTLDELEGIIEDYLKTLPKESRKEVAFFGGTFTGISIDLQRNYLEVVKRYIDRGLIDGIRMSTRPDYISREILLMLKEYGVTTIELGVQSLDPKVLELSGRGYSPEKVYEASLMIKESGINLGIQLMPGLPGSTDEKDFISAKKVVGIGPDMVRIYPTLVINGTQMEKLYYKGSFVPMTLKEAVERVVPIYALFEKEGINIIRVGLQPSEDIREDGVIVSGPFHPSFRELVEGEIYFRFLSQKKDKEGNLHIKANEKNISKIVGNRGINKKNLGKNFKISIDNNLSLKKISVNGNLITREEILNGVIIR; this is translated from the coding sequence ATGAAGCACTATAATATTCCGGTTTTTATTAGTCATTTTGGATGCCCTAATTCATGTGTATTCTGCAACCAAAAGAAAATTACAGGAATAGAAACAGATGTGACTCTGGATGAATTAGAGGGAATTATTGAAGATTATTTAAAAACTCTTCCAAAGGAATCAAGAAAAGAAGTAGCTTTCTTTGGTGGAACTTTTACAGGGATCTCAATAGACCTTCAAAGAAATTATTTAGAAGTGGTTAAAAGGTATATTGATAGAGGTCTGATAGATGGAATAAGAATGTCTACTAGACCTGATTATATATCACGAGAAATACTTCTTATGCTTAAGGAGTATGGTGTAACTACAATAGAACTTGGAGTTCAGTCTTTGGATCCAAAGGTTTTAGAGCTTTCAGGCAGGGGATATAGCCCAGAGAAAGTTTATGAAGCCTCATTAATGATCAAAGAATCTGGTATAAATTTAGGAATACAGCTTATGCCTGGACTTCCTGGATCTACAGATGAGAAAGATTTTATAAGTGCTAAAAAAGTAGTGGGGATAGGACCTGATATGGTCAGAATATACCCCACTCTTGTCATAAACGGGACACAAATGGAAAAATTGTATTATAAGGGCAGCTTTGTTCCTATGACACTGAAGGAGGCAGTCGAAAGAGTGGTTCCTATTTACGCACTTTTTGAAAAAGAAGGAATAAACATAATCAGAGTGGGACTGCAACCTTCAGAAGATATAAGAGAGGACGGAGTTATAGTATCCGGTCCCTTTCATCCTTCATTCCGTGAACTGGTAGAAGGTGAGATATACTTTAGGTTTTTGAGTCAGAAAAAAGATAAAGAGGGAAATTTGCATATAAAAGCAAATGAAAAAAACATATCAAAGATTGTTGGTAACAGGGGAATTAACAAAAAAAATCTGGGCAAGAATTTTAAGATATCTATCGACAACAATTTAAGTTTAAAAAAGATAAGTGTAAATGGAAATCTGATAACGAGAGAAGAAATTTTGAACGGAGTAATAATAAGATGA
- the rnc gene encoding ribonuclease III, with protein MGESCFVELEKKLKYTFKSKKLLKHALIHRSYGNENWDYKKVNNERLELLGDAVLDLVVTEYLYLHFTSSSEGDLAKLKSMIVSEPVLAKISRKLGVGNHLLLSKGEELTGGRDRSSILGDVFEAILGAVYLDSDFMLAKEFAIKHLKRFIDHIDENEDLIDFKTILQEFSQREYKVIPSYEVIKEMGPDHRKSFEIAVKINDELMGLGTGRNKKSAEQSAARNACRKLGVKAYEAL; from the coding sequence GTGGGAGAAAGTTGTTTTGTAGAACTTGAAAAAAAGTTAAAGTATACATTTAAAAGCAAAAAACTTCTGAAGCATGCCCTTATTCACAGGTCTTATGGAAATGAAAACTGGGATTACAAAAAGGTAAACAATGAGAGACTAGAACTGCTAGGAGATGCAGTTCTAGATCTTGTTGTTACAGAATATCTTTATTTGCACTTTACCAGTTCAAGTGAAGGGGATCTGGCAAAATTGAAATCAATGATTGTCAGTGAGCCTGTACTTGCTAAAATTTCTAGAAAACTTGGAGTAGGGAATCATCTTCTTTTGAGTAAGGGAGAGGAGCTTACAGGGGGAAGAGACAGAAGTTCTATACTAGGAGATGTATTTGAAGCTATATTAGGTGCAGTTTATCTTGACTCTGATTTTATGCTAGCTAAAGAGTTTGCCATAAAGCATCTTAAGCGATTTATAGATCACATTGATGAAAATGAAGACCTTATAGATTTTAAAACGATTCTTCAAGAGTTTAGTCAGAGAGAATACAAGGTTATTCCTTCTTATGAAGTTATAAAAGAGATGGGGCCTGACCACAGAAAATCTTTTGAGATAGCTGTTAAAATAAACGATGAGCTAATGGGTCTAGGAACAGGGAGAAATAAAAAGAGTGCAGAGCAGTCAGCGGCTAGAAATGCCTGTAGGAAGCTGGGAGTAAAAGCATATGAAGCACTATAA
- the fabF gene encoding beta-ketoacyl-ACP synthase II, giving the protein MRRVVVTGIGLVTALGTGVEKTWKSIKEGKTGVGKIESFDATDNPVKVAAEVKDFNPADFGIEKKEVKKLARNSQFAIAASKMAIEDSKLEITAENAEKVGVIVSSGIGGIEVMEQQHEIMLNKGIKRISPFTIPAMISNMAAGNVAIYTGAKGPNKAVVTACAAGTHSIGDAFETIKNGKADAMIAGGTEACITKFAINGFANMKALSTRNDEPEKASRPFTADRDGFVMGEGAGIVVLEELESAKARGAKIYAEVVGYGETCDAYHITSPAEGGEGGARAIKMALEQGGIDLSEVDYINAHGTSTPANDRNETASIKTIFGDHAYNLAVSSTKGATGHGLGAAGGIEGAFLALAISEGILPPTINHDTPDPALDLNYVPNVAVEKEIRVGLSNSLGFGGHNAVIAMKKYK; this is encoded by the coding sequence GTGAGAAGAGTTGTAGTAACTGGAATAGGCCTTGTAACTGCTTTGGGAACAGGGGTAGAAAAAACTTGGAAATCAATAAAAGAAGGAAAAACTGGAGTGGGAAAGATTGAATCTTTTGACGCTACTGATAATCCTGTAAAGGTTGCAGCTGAGGTAAAGGATTTTAATCCTGCTGATTTTGGAATTGAAAAAAAAGAAGTAAAAAAACTTGCTAGAAATTCTCAATTTGCTATTGCAGCTTCAAAAATGGCAATTGAGGACTCAAAACTTGAAATTACTGCTGAAAATGCAGAAAAAGTAGGGGTTATTGTATCTTCTGGTATAGGTGGTATAGAGGTAATGGAGCAGCAGCATGAAATAATGCTGAATAAGGGGATAAAGAGAATATCACCTTTTACAATACCTGCAATGATATCAAACATGGCAGCAGGAAATGTGGCTATATACACAGGAGCAAAGGGACCAAATAAAGCTGTTGTAACTGCTTGTGCGGCAGGAACACACTCTATAGGGGATGCTTTTGAGACTATCAAAAACGGAAAAGCAGATGCAATGATCGCCGGAGGTACAGAAGCCTGCATTACTAAGTTTGCTATTAACGGATTTGCAAATATGAAAGCCCTTTCAACGAGAAATGATGAGCCAGAAAAAGCATCTAGACCATTTACAGCTGACAGAGACGGTTTTGTAATGGGAGAAGGAGCCGGAATAGTAGTACTAGAGGAACTTGAATCTGCTAAGGCTAGAGGAGCCAAAATCTATGCTGAAGTTGTAGGATATGGTGAAACTTGTGATGCATACCATATAACATCACCAGCAGAAGGTGGAGAAGGCGGAGCAAGAGCTATAAAAATGGCCCTTGAACAAGGTGGAATAGACTTGTCTGAAGTGGACTATATCAATGCCCACGGAACTTCTACTCCTGCAAATGATAGAAATGAAACAGCTTCAATAAAAACAATATTTGGAGATCATGCATATAACCTTGCAGTATCTTCAACTAAAGGAGCCACTGGACACGGTCTAGGGGCAGCAGGAGGAATCGAAGGAGCATTCTTAGCACTTGCTATAAGCGAAGGAATATTACCTCCTACTATAAATCATGATACTCCAGATCCAGCTTTGGATCTTAATTATGTACCTAATGTGGCTGTGGAAAAAGAAATAAGAGTAGGTCTTTCAAACTCTCTAGGTTTCGGAGGACACAACGCAGTTATTGCAATGAAAAAATATAAATAA
- a CDS encoding acyl carrier protein: MLDKIKEVVVDQLGVDADQVTLEANFVDDLGADSLDTVELIMAFEEEFDVEIPDTEAEKIKTVQDVVNYIESNK, translated from the coding sequence ATGTTAGATAAAATTAAAGAAGTAGTAGTAGATCAATTAGGTGTAGACGCGGATCAAGTAACTCTTGAGGCGAACTTCGTAGACGATTTAGGAGCGGATTCACTAGATACAGTTGAGCTAATTATGGCTTTTGAAGAAGAATTTGACGTAGAAATTCCTGATACAGAAGCTGAAAAGATCAAAACTGTTCAAGACGTAGTAAACTACATCGAATCTAATAAGTAA